A window from Pyrococcus kukulkanii encodes these proteins:
- a CDS encoding 50S ribosomal protein L23, with protein MDPYKVIIRPVVTEKAISLIEKENKLTFIVDRRATKQDIKRAVEEIFDVKVEKVNTLITPKGEKKAYVKLKPEYSASEVAARLGLF; from the coding sequence ATGGATCCGTACAAGGTTATAATTAGGCCCGTCGTCACGGAAAAGGCAATCTCACTGATAGAGAAAGAGAACAAGCTCACCTTCATAGTGGACAGGAGGGCCACAAAGCAGGACATCAAGAGGGCTGTTGAGGAGATATTTGACGTGAAAGTTGAGAAGGTGAACACCCTTATAACACCCAAGGGTGAGAAGAAGGCGTATGTTAAGCTCAAGCCTGAATACAGCGCGAGTGAAGTTGCCGCAAGGTTAGGATTATTCTGA
- a CDS encoding 50S ribosomal protein L3, with product MGKVHRPRKGSLGFSPRKRAKSIVPRIRSWPKETEVRMLGFAGYKAGMTHILMIDDEPGLTNGKEIFVPVTIVETPPLRIFGIRAYRQGYLGLETATEVIVPDFPLDNYPSKKAKNVTFYKLLERRIATLPKNYTQEVFEQKLGQLEDMIKEGEIVEVRALVSTQPWIIKLKKKPEVMEYAIGGTSVEEKFNYIKERLGKELRVSEVLKEGELLDVIAVTKGKGTQGPVKRWGIKLRAHKDSKGRRKVGSIGPWHPARVMWTVPMAGQTGFHHRTELNKRLIAIGENGKLNLNGNEIEITPKGGFPHYGIVRSDFMMIAGSVPGPVKRIIRVRPAIRPPKKKPPVQRPQITYVSVESKQ from the coding sequence ATGGGTAAGGTTCACAGGCCAAGGAAGGGTTCACTTGGATTCAGCCCAAGAAAGAGGGCTAAGAGCATAGTTCCAAGAATTAGGAGTTGGCCCAAGGAGACAGAGGTTAGAATGCTTGGCTTTGCAGGATACAAGGCTGGAATGACGCATATATTAATGATCGATGACGAGCCAGGACTCACCAATGGAAAGGAAATATTCGTGCCAGTAACAATCGTTGAAACCCCACCCTTAAGGATCTTTGGAATTAGGGCTTACAGGCAGGGCTACCTCGGCCTCGAAACCGCAACCGAGGTAATAGTTCCAGACTTTCCGCTCGACAACTACCCAAGCAAGAAGGCTAAGAACGTTACCTTCTACAAGCTCCTCGAGAGGAGGATCGCAACCTTGCCAAAGAACTACACCCAGGAAGTCTTCGAGCAGAAGCTTGGTCAGCTTGAGGACATGATAAAGGAAGGAGAAATAGTCGAGGTTAGGGCCCTTGTAAGCACTCAGCCATGGATAATCAAGCTCAAGAAGAAGCCCGAGGTTATGGAGTACGCCATTGGTGGAACTAGCGTTGAGGAGAAGTTCAACTACATAAAGGAGAGGCTCGGAAAGGAGCTTAGGGTTAGTGAGGTTCTCAAAGAGGGAGAGCTCCTCGATGTAATCGCCGTCACAAAGGGTAAGGGAACCCAAGGTCCAGTTAAAAGGTGGGGAATTAAGCTTAGGGCCCATAAGGACAGCAAGGGTAGGAGGAAGGTAGGTTCAATTGGTCCGTGGCACCCAGCTAGGGTAATGTGGACAGTTCCAATGGCTGGACAAACAGGATTCCACCACAGGACTGAACTCAACAAGAGGTTGATTGCCATAGGTGAGAATGGTAAGCTCAACTTGAACGGGAACGAGATTGAGATTACCCCAAAGGGTGGCTTCCCACACTATGGAATCGTGAGGAGCGACTTCATGATGATTGCCGGCAGTGTTCCTGGGCCCGTAAAGAGGATAATTAGGGTTAGGCCCGCTATAAGACCTCCAAAGAAGAAGCCTCCTGTTCAGAGGCCCCAAATCACTTATGTTAGTGTTGAGTCAAAGCAGTGA
- a CDS encoding putative RNA uridine N3 methyltransferase — MAWHIFIPDSLLEETNDPKLKAYKVGQVARACAIFGVEHIWIYRAGGRDGKFIKLLLEYAETPQYLRRRLFPLMPELKYAGVMPPLQIPSHKPKTSPRIGEIREGFAFRRGKKLFADIGLDRPALVKGIAEEGRGTFKIVSVKPLRVVPAEPPDYWGYRVHLSRKTLAKTLKNADLDVVIATSRRGVDVRDAEVPLEGEVGIVFGSPRKGIMEILNEYNEDFEFDLIVNTIPGQKTKTVRTEEALFATLAIFNVMRRD; from the coding sequence ATGGCGTGGCACATATTCATTCCAGATTCACTCTTGGAGGAAACAAATGACCCGAAACTCAAGGCTTACAAGGTAGGTCAGGTAGCTAGGGCATGCGCAATATTTGGTGTTGAACACATATGGATCTACAGGGCCGGAGGGAGGGACGGTAAGTTCATCAAACTCCTGCTAGAGTACGCTGAGACTCCCCAGTACCTCAGGAGAAGATTGTTCCCATTGATGCCTGAGCTTAAGTACGCTGGTGTGATGCCCCCTCTCCAGATACCGAGCCATAAGCCAAAGACTAGTCCTAGAATAGGAGAAATTAGGGAAGGCTTTGCATTTAGGCGTGGGAAAAAGCTATTCGCTGACATAGGACTTGACAGACCAGCGCTCGTAAAGGGAATTGCAGAGGAAGGCAGGGGAACGTTCAAAATAGTTTCAGTAAAACCTCTCCGCGTAGTTCCTGCCGAGCCCCCAGACTACTGGGGGTATAGGGTTCACCTGAGTAGGAAAACTTTGGCGAAAACACTTAAAAATGCTGACCTTGACGTGGTCATCGCGACATCCCGTAGGGGTGTCGACGTGAGAGATGCCGAAGTGCCCCTCGAGGGCGAGGTTGGTATAGTCTTTGGCTCTCCCCGGAAGGGGATTATGGAGATATTGAATGAGTATAATGAGGATTTCGAGTTCGATCTAATCGTGAACACAATTCCGGGTCAAAAGACAAAAACCGTAAGAACAGAGGAAGCGTTGTTTGCGACTCTCGCGATATTTAATGTCATGAGGAGGGATTGA
- the rpl4p gene encoding 50S ribosomal protein L4 — translation MKVKVFDLNGQPVDEIELPRVFFTPFRPDLIRRAVIASWTHRIQPQGRDPMAGKRRVTENIGKGHGMARVERLKTPPRYAAFVPFARGGRRTHPPKVEKIIWEDINKKERRLAIMSAIAATANYDIVKARGHVIDNVPQLPLIVVDDLQKIQKTRETREIFKKLGIWDDIERAKEKSGVRAGKGKMRGRRYKKAKGPLIVVGKNEGIVLGARNHPGVDVVVVDNLGVEHLAPGTHPGRLTVWTVSAIERLREIYG, via the coding sequence ATGAAGGTTAAGGTTTTCGACCTTAACGGTCAACCCGTTGATGAGATTGAGCTACCTAGGGTATTCTTCACTCCATTTAGGCCCGACCTCATAAGGAGGGCCGTCATAGCTTCATGGACCCATAGGATACAGCCCCAGGGAAGAGACCCAATGGCCGGTAAGAGAAGGGTCACTGAGAACATAGGAAAGGGTCACGGAATGGCGAGGGTTGAGAGGCTCAAGACCCCACCGAGGTATGCTGCATTCGTTCCATTCGCTAGGGGTGGAAGGAGGACCCACCCACCAAAGGTAGAGAAGATAATCTGGGAGGATATAAACAAGAAGGAGAGAAGGTTAGCGATAATGAGCGCCATAGCTGCGACTGCCAATTATGACATAGTCAAGGCGAGAGGGCACGTCATCGATAACGTTCCCCAGCTCCCGCTTATAGTGGTTGATGACCTTCAGAAGATCCAGAAGACAAGGGAGACGAGGGAGATATTCAAGAAGCTTGGCATCTGGGACGACATCGAGAGGGCTAAGGAGAAGAGCGGAGTAAGGGCTGGTAAGGGTAAGATGAGGGGCAGGAGGTACAAGAAGGCCAAGGGCCCGCTTATCGTCGTTGGGAAGAACGAGGGAATAGTCCTTGGGGCAAGGAACCACCCAGGAGTAGATGTTGTGGTCGTTGACAACTTGGGTGTGGAGCACCTAGCTCCTGGAACTCACCCTGGAAGGTTGACAGTTTGGACCGTTAGTGCTATAGAGAGGCTTAGGGAGATATATGGGTGA
- the sepF gene encoding cell division protein SepF, which translates to MKVGLFDKLKKPEVQEKTKSLTSIREKVTEKKSDVELVPVEEDAIVKEIIKPKVIYVKRIKIATYNDLKVVSDEVTAGNIVIVDLSPLISKPDILEKVAEQIKMSASTFGWDIAMVCKDPPKILVTPQDIKIVKE; encoded by the coding sequence ATGAAAGTGGGTCTCTTTGATAAGCTCAAAAAACCGGAAGTTCAGGAAAAAACAAAGTCGCTCACTTCAATAAGGGAAAAGGTTACAGAGAAGAAATCCGACGTGGAGCTTGTTCCAGTGGAGGAGGACGCTATAGTCAAAGAAATAATAAAGCCTAAGGTTATTTACGTAAAGAGAATAAAAATTGCAACGTACAATGACCTTAAAGTTGTTTCTGACGAAGTTACGGCAGGAAACATTGTGATAGTGGATTTATCCCCTCTGATATCGAAGCCTGACATACTCGAGAAAGTTGCTGAACAAATTAAGATGAGTGCAAGTACTTTTGGTTGGGACATTGCCATGGTTTGTAAGGATCCTCCAAAGATTCTCGTCACCCCTCAAGACATAAAAATAGTCAAAGAATGA
- a CDS encoding CBS domain-containing protein, with the protein MKVKTIMTKNPVTITLPATRNYAIELFKKYKVRSFPVVNKEDKLVGIISIKRVLTNPDEEQLAMLVKRDVPTVKENDDLKKAAKLMLEHDYRRVIVVDEEKRPVGILTVGDIIRRYLAKTEKYRETEIEPYYQRHVSIVWKGTPLKAALKALLLSNAMALPVVDDNGELIGIVDETDLLKDSEIVRIMKSTELAASSEEEWMLESHPTLLFEKFELQLPNKPVEEIMTKDVIIATPHMTVYDVARKMAKYHIEQLPVIRGEGELVGLIRDFDLIKVLVKPKG; encoded by the coding sequence ATGAAAGTTAAAACAATAATGACAAAGAATCCAGTGACGATAACCTTACCCGCCACGAGGAACTATGCAATTGAGCTTTTTAAGAAGTACAAAGTCAGGAGCTTTCCAGTGGTTAACAAGGAGGACAAGCTCGTCGGAATAATTAGCATAAAGCGCGTACTTACAAATCCAGATGAGGAGCAACTAGCAATGCTTGTTAAGAGAGATGTTCCCACTGTAAAAGAAAATGACGATCTAAAGAAGGCCGCGAAGTTGATGTTGGAGCATGACTACAGAAGGGTAATAGTCGTCGATGAGGAGAAAAGACCCGTTGGCATTCTAACGGTGGGTGACATAATAAGGAGGTATTTAGCAAAGACTGAGAAGTATAGGGAGACCGAAATCGAGCCCTATTATCAGAGGCATGTGAGCATAGTTTGGAAGGGGACACCCCTTAAGGCAGCATTGAAGGCTCTGCTATTGTCAAACGCAATGGCGCTTCCAGTTGTCGATGATAATGGTGAGCTCATTGGGATTGTCGATGAAACGGATTTGCTGAAAGATAGTGAGATAGTAAGGATAATGAAGTCTACTGAACTCGCTGCCTCAAGCGAGGAAGAGTGGATGCTGGAGAGCCACCCAACGTTACTCTTTGAAAAGTTTGAACTGCAACTCCCAAACAAGCCCGTTGAAGAGATAATGACCAAGGACGTCATAATTGCTACACCTCATATGACGGTATATGATGTAGCTAGGAAGATGGCCAAATATCATATAGAACAGCTCCCAGTGATAAGGGGAGAGGGAGAATTAGTTGGACTTATAAGAGATTTCGACCTAATAAAGGTTCTTGTCAAGCCAAAAGGCTAA